In Leptospira wolbachii serovar Codice str. CDC, the genomic stretch GGATTAAGAACAATTTAGCCTGCTTTCGAATGGAGTACAAGTTTTTTTCTTATCTTTTATTAAAAAAAGTAGGGCTCACAAACCTAACTTAAATTTGAAAGATTGCTGCTTGTTATTTTTTGAACTTACGAATTGCCTCTTCAATGATTGATTTTTCATTTTGAAGTTGAGATATCTTTTCTTTAACTTTGAGAAGTTTGTTTTTTAGATCTTTTAGTTCTAGGTTGCTAAGTTTTGGTTTTGTTTGTTTGAGTTTGTTTGGCTTTAATGGGCGTACAAAATCCCTTAGGTCGTTTCGGGAAGGGAAGTCCCCCTTTTTTTCCAGGCCTTTGATGAGATAGTCGATGGCCTTTTTTCTATTAGGTACATCAAGTGGTGCAATTTCGGTGAATAAACTTGTAGGAATTTGGAAGATGGGATGGTTTTTGTCGGTAGCTGTATTGATATTTGTTTCTTTTAGAATCTCTGCATGAGCAATTTTCGTTTTAACCCATTGCCCAGATTTGTTGATCCGTTTCGCCAGTTGTTCGTTGGTTTCTTTGTGTCTGTTTTTTAGTTCCTGGAGAGAGAGGGCCAGGTCAGATTCAGAGAGGTCTTCGCGCTGAAGGTTTTCAACCAATTTGATTTCAGGTAATTTGGAGACATCAATTTGTTCTACGTTTTTTACGATCGCAAGAATGGTTTTTCTTTTGAGAAGTTTGTGCGCCCGAAACCGTCTCTCTCCATTGATGAGTTCGTACTTTCCTGCTTTTTTCCTTACGACAATTGGTTGTAAAAGCCCGTATTGGGAGATGGATTCTGCAAGTTCTCTGATGGTGGATTCGTTAAATGTTTTTCTTGGATTATTTTCTGTTAGGATTTGGTCAACGGGGATGTCTGTAGCATTGTGATTAGAAGTCCCCTCTTCTTTTAAAAATGGGTTTAGGGAAGAGGTTCTGGCTGTGGCTCTAGAAAGGATATCTGCTGGGTTGTAGTTTGCTTTGTTCTTCATTTTTTTGATCAGGTACGCCGGCGTACTTTATTTTAGTTTCTCCGCTAAAGTTTCGAAAGCCTTCCAGGGAGCACTTCCTTCTTGTAGAGGTTTTCCGGTTTCTGTACGGTCCCGAATGCTGTCGTTTTTAGGGATCGGTTCTAGGATTTTTAAGGTTTTGAT encodes the following:
- a CDS encoding ParB/RepB/Spo0J family partition protein, translating into MKNKANYNPADILSRATARTSSLNPFLKEEGTSNHNATDIPVDQILTENNPRKTFNESTIRELAESISQYGLLQPIVVRKKAGKYELINGERRFRAHKLLKRKTILAIVKNVEQIDVSKLPEIKLVENLQREDLSESDLALSLQELKNRHKETNEQLAKRINKSGQWVKTKIAHAEILKETNINTATDKNHPIFQIPTSLFTEIAPLDVPNRKKAIDYLIKGLEKKGDFPSRNDLRDFVRPLKPNKLKQTKPKLSNLELKDLKNKLLKVKEKISQLQNEKSIIEEAIRKFKK